From the Spirochaetales bacterium genome, one window contains:
- the katG gene encoding catalase/peroxidase HPI: MSKESKCPVTGAMNKPTAGQGTSNRDWWPNQLNLNILHQHTRESNPMDKEFRYAEEFKKLDLTAVKQDLYKLMTDSQDWWPADWGHYGGLFIRMAWHSAGTYRTSDGRGGANTGNQRFAPINSWPDNVNLDKARRLLWPIKRKYGNKISWADLMILAGNCALESMGFKTFGFAGGREDIWGPEEDVYWGKEDTWLGDKRYSGDHEDLENPLAAVQMGLIYVNPEGPNGNPDPVASGKDVRVTFARMGMNDEETVALVAGGHTFGKAHGAGDPALMGPEPEAAPLEEQGLGWTNKFGTGKGEHTTTSGIEGAWKPEPTKWNNGYFDMLFGYEWELVKSPAGAQQWLAKDVKEEHMIPDAHNPSKKHRPMMTTADLSLRFDPIYEPISRRFHENPQAFADAFARAWFKLTHRDMGPRTRYLGPEVPREELIWQDPVPAVDHELINEADIAALKKKILASGVSISSLVSTAWASASTFRGSDFRGGANGARIRLEPQINWEVNQPPQLKKVLETLTGIQREFNKAQSGNKKVSLADLIVLAGCAGIEKAAKDAGEDIEVPFSPGRTDASQEQTDVDSFAVLEPAADAFRNYLKTKYTVKAEELMIDRAQLLTLTAPEMTVLIGGLRVLNANYGQSSHGVFTKRPGKLTNDFFVNLLDMGTTWRPGAKNGDIYEGLDRKTGELKWTGTRVDLVFGSDSRLRAIAEVYACDGAQKKFVKDFVAAWNKVMNADRFDPA; the protein is encoded by the coding sequence ATGAGTAAAGAAAGTAAATGCCCTGTTACCGGCGCAATGAACAAACCGACAGCCGGTCAGGGAACATCGAACCGTGATTGGTGGCCGAATCAGCTTAATCTCAATATTCTTCATCAGCATACACGGGAATCGAATCCGATGGATAAGGAATTCAGGTATGCGGAAGAATTCAAAAAACTCGATCTCACCGCGGTAAAGCAGGACCTTTATAAGCTGATGACGGATTCGCAGGACTGGTGGCCGGCGGACTGGGGTCATTACGGAGGACTGTTCATCCGGATGGCCTGGCACAGCGCCGGAACCTATAGGACATCGGACGGCCGCGGCGGCGCAAATACGGGAAATCAACGTTTTGCGCCTATCAACAGCTGGCCGGACAATGTCAATCTGGACAAGGCCCGGAGACTGCTTTGGCCGATAAAGCGGAAATACGGCAACAAAATCTCCTGGGCCGATCTGATGATTCTGGCGGGGAACTGCGCACTGGAATCGATGGGATTTAAAACATTCGGTTTCGCGGGGGGGCGGGAAGATATCTGGGGTCCTGAAGAGGACGTATACTGGGGGAAAGAAGATACCTGGCTGGGCGACAAACGCTACAGCGGCGACCACGAAGACCTCGAAAATCCCCTGGCGGCAGTACAAATGGGACTCATCTATGTCAATCCGGAAGGTCCCAACGGGAATCCGGATCCGGTAGCCTCGGGCAAAGACGTACGCGTCACCTTTGCCCGTATGGGGATGAACGATGAAGAGACCGTTGCGCTTGTCGCAGGCGGCCATACCTTCGGCAAGGCGCACGGCGCCGGTGACCCCGCGCTGATGGGCCCCGAACCGGAGGCGGCCCCTCTCGAAGAACAAGGTCTGGGCTGGACAAACAAGTTCGGCACGGGAAAAGGAGAACATACGACCACCAGCGGCATCGAGGGCGCGTGGAAACCCGAACCGACGAAATGGAACAATGGGTATTTCGATATGCTTTTCGGTTACGAATGGGAACTGGTGAAAAGCCCCGCCGGTGCGCAGCAATGGCTTGCAAAAGACGTGAAGGAAGAGCATATGATTCCCGACGCCCACAATCCTTCCAAAAAACACCGGCCCATGATGACCACGGCGGATTTATCGCTCCGGTTCGATCCGATTTATGAACCCATATCACGCCGTTTCCACGAAAATCCGCAGGCGTTTGCCGACGCCTTTGCGCGGGCCTGGTTCAAATTGACCCACCGTGACATGGGGCCCCGTACCCGTTATCTCGGGCCTGAAGTACCCCGGGAAGAACTCATCTGGCAGGATCCCGTACCGGCCGTCGATCATGAACTGATTAACGAGGCCGACATTGCGGCGCTCAAAAAAAAGATCCTTGCTTCGGGTGTATCGATATCAAGCCTTGTTTCGACGGCCTGGGCGTCGGCCTCCACGTTCAGAGGTTCGGATTTCCGGGGCGGGGCCAATGGAGCGCGCATCAGATTAGAACCGCAGATAAACTGGGAAGTCAATCAACCGCCGCAACTGAAGAAAGTCCTGGAGACGCTTACCGGCATTCAGCGGGAGTTCAACAAGGCGCAGTCCGGAAACAAGAAGGTTTCGCTTGCCGATCTGATTGTGCTTGCAGGCTGCGCCGGAATCGAGAAAGCGGCCAAAGACGCGGGAGAGGACATCGAGGTTCCCTTCTCACCCGGGCGTACCGACGCGTCGCAGGAACAGACCGATGTCGATTCGTTCGCGGTACTCGAACCGGCGGCCGACGCGTTCCGCAATTATCTGAAAACGAAATACACGGTGAAAGCGGAAGAATTGATGATCGATCGGGCGCAATTGCTCACCTTGACCGCGCCCGAGATGACGGTACTCATCGGCGGTCTGCGTGTATTGAACGCAAATTACGGGCAATCTTCTCACGGTGTTTTCACGAAAAGGCCGGGTAAACTCACGAATGACTTTTTCGTCAACCTGCTGGATATGGGAACGACATGGCGGCCGGGCGCGAAAAACGGGGATATATACGAAGGCCTCGACCGGAAGACCGGCGAACTCAAGTGGACCGGAACGCGCGTCGACCTCGTCTTTGGTTCGGACTCCCGGCTTCGCGCGATAGCCGAAGTGTACGCGTGCGACGGGGCTCAAAAAAAGTTCGTAAAGGACTTCGTGGCCGCGTGGAACAAGGTAATGAATGCCGATCGCTTCGATCCGGCCTGA